In a genomic window of Thermoprotei archaeon:
- a CDS encoding YbaK/EbsC family protein, which yields MRSVEKLKKFINDHNISAELIVLKESTKTSHMAANALGCSVAEIAKSIVILCNEPMVIVISGDKRVDLNKVSKLFSCQAKMADPDTAREVTGFPVGGVPPFGHDKPIKVLIDRSVERFKVVYAAGGSLNSIIKIPVDVLKQVTGGSIVDVSE from the coding sequence ATGAGAAGTGTTGAGAAGTTAAAGAAATTTATTAATGATCATAATATTTCAGCAGAGCTTATTGTATTAAAGGAGAGTACTAAAACTTCACACATGGCTGCTAATGCTTTAGGTTGTAGTGTTGCTGAGATTGCTAAATCAATAGTGATATTATGTAATGAACCTATGGTTATAGTAATTTCTGGTGATAAGAGGGTGGATTTGAACAAAGTATCTAAGCTGTTTAGTTGTCAAGCAAAAATGGCTGACCCTGATACTGCAAGAGAGGTTACCGGGTTTCCTGTCGGTGGTGTTCCACCGTTTGGTCATGATAAGCCTATTAAAGTATTAATAGATAGATCTGTTGAACGATTTAAGGTTGTTTATGCGGCTGGTGGTTCTCTAAATTCTATAATTAAAATACCGGTTGACGTGCTAAAACAAGTAACTGGAGGTAGTATTGTAGATGTTTCTGAATAA
- a CDS encoding DUF92 domain-containing protein, whose protein sequence is MTGVASDLHGLVIFAIIITPLAIVSYKYRFLTNTGLLTATIIGIMLTLFGDIRWFFLVLFFFLCCSIVTKYRKEYKHSIGIADPEGARDWKNVLANGGIPVIYAILESFIKGDIIAVGFIGAIAIATADTTATEIGVLSKTPPRLITNLSKNVPPGYSGGISLLGTLASILGGLSIGVISALFNLIQMQPMQIIILASLTGLLGSLLDSLLGAKLEAKYWCEKCHTYSKYYMHSKCGSIAKHDSGYKFINNHVVNLLSITMGSIIAMIIYQLMIL, encoded by the coding sequence ATGACAGGAGTAGCTAGCGATCTACATGGATTAGTAATCTTTGCGATTATAATAACTCCGCTAGCTATAGTTTCTTATAAATATAGATTCTTAACAAACACGGGTCTCCTGACAGCAACAATTATTGGAATAATGCTAACATTGTTCGGAGACATAAGATGGTTCTTTTTGGTCCTTTTCTTCTTTTTGTGCTGCAGTATTGTAACCAAGTATCGCAAAGAATACAAACATAGTATAGGAATAGCGGATCCAGAGGGTGCAAGAGATTGGAAAAATGTCCTGGCTAATGGTGGCATTCCAGTAATTTACGCAATTTTAGAAAGTTTTATTAAAGGAGATATAATCGCTGTAGGCTTCATTGGAGCCATAGCAATAGCAACAGCAGACACTACCGCAACAGAAATAGGCGTTCTTTCAAAAACACCACCAAGATTAATAACAAACCTATCAAAAAATGTTCCTCCCGGATATTCAGGAGGAATCTCATTACTTGGAACATTAGCTTCCATCTTAGGAGGATTATCGATAGGTGTTATATCAGCATTATTCAACCTAATTCAGATGCAACCAATGCAAATAATAATTCTGGCATCACTAACAGGATTACTAGGCTCATTATTAGATAGTCTTCTAGGTGCCAAGCTTGAAGCAAAATATTGGTGTGAAAAATGTCATACGTACTCAAAATATTACATGCATAGTAAATGTGGATCAATAGCAAAACATGATTCAGGATACAAATTTATAAATAACCACGTTGTGAATCTACTCTCAATAACCATGGGTTCAATAATAGCAATGATCATTTATCAATTAATGATACTTTAG
- the glmS gene encoding glutamine--fructose-6-phosphate transaminase (isomerizing), translating into MCGIIGVIGNNNVKLGTFLYEALKNLEYRGYDSVGVAFINDKKLVVNKSSGKIDDLIYKLNFDGIDGEIGIGHTRWATHGPPTDYNAHPHTECTGKIAVVHNGIIYNYYLLRKELEDLGHQFLSDTDTETVAHLIEEYMKTDSFTNAILKTAKKLSGSFAIAVIYASEPDKIVCMKKESPLYIGISDKALYCSSDIPTLLKYANKIVPLEDDEISILTKDSYVIMSFDGHPVNRKPMIINWGVEITNRGAYKHFMLKEIYEEPVVIRNALNIKASTLDKLVVNLLKANRIYIIASGTSYHAALYGSYLFSQANRIMLYPVIASEFNRYILPSLSSNDLIIAISQSGETMDVLTAVKRAAYLGVKSYGIVNVIGSTLTRLVNDYIPMLAGPEIGVAATKTFISEITILDLISARISDNDTFKKHLQNLINVSHILEKILPSIDQETEILAQEIKNCESCYVLSRGLGVPLAMEGALKIKEVSYVHAESYPAGESKHGPIALVNNNFPCIFIDPPDENFDEMSGNIMEMKARGAQIILIGNRNAFSDITINTPTIGDPSSDSILRIVPLQLLAYHLAVKRGFNPDKPRNLAKSVTVF; encoded by the coding sequence GTGTGCGGTATTATTGGTGTAATAGGGAATAATAATGTGAAGCTTGGCACTTTTCTCTATGAAGCACTAAAAAATCTTGAGTATAGAGGTTATGATTCCGTGGGTGTTGCTTTCATTAACGATAAAAAGCTCGTAGTTAATAAATCATCCGGGAAAATAGATGACCTAATTTACAAATTAAACTTTGATGGAATTGATGGCGAAATTGGAATTGGACATACTAGATGGGCGACGCACGGGCCTCCGACAGATTACAATGCCCATCCCCACACTGAATGTACAGGTAAAATCGCGGTTGTGCATAACGGTATTATATATAATTACTATCTGCTTCGTAAAGAACTCGAAGATTTGGGTCATCAATTTCTTTCGGATACCGATACAGAAACAGTTGCGCATCTGATAGAGGAATACATGAAAACAGACTCGTTCACTAACGCAATATTAAAAACTGCTAAAAAGTTAAGCGGTTCTTTTGCGATAGCAGTCATCTATGCTAGTGAACCTGATAAAATTGTTTGTATGAAAAAAGAAAGCCCGCTCTACATAGGAATCTCAGACAAGGCATTATACTGCTCCTCAGATATTCCAACTCTCTTGAAATACGCAAACAAAATTGTTCCATTAGAGGACGATGAGATATCAATACTCACAAAGGACTCATATGTAATAATGAGCTTTGATGGACATCCAGTAAACAGAAAACCTATGATTATTAATTGGGGTGTTGAGATAACAAATAGGGGCGCGTATAAGCATTTTATGCTCAAAGAAATTTACGAGGAACCCGTTGTAATAAGGAATGCTCTAAACATAAAAGCCAGTACATTAGACAAGCTGGTCGTTAACCTATTAAAGGCAAACCGCATATATATTATTGCAAGTGGTACAAGTTACCATGCTGCGCTCTATGGCTCTTACTTATTTTCACAAGCAAACAGAATTATGTTGTATCCAGTAATAGCATCTGAGTTTAATAGATATATATTACCTTCACTATCTTCAAACGATCTAATAATAGCTATATCACAATCAGGAGAAACTATGGACGTTCTTACCGCAGTAAAGAGAGCAGCGTATTTAGGAGTAAAATCCTATGGAATAGTAAATGTCATCGGTTCGACATTAACCAGACTTGTGAACGATTATATACCAATGCTGGCTGGTCCAGAAATAGGTGTGGCAGCGACAAAAACATTCATTTCAGAAATCACAATACTAGATCTAATTTCAGCAAGAATATCTGACAATGACACATTCAAAAAACATTTACAAAATTTGATCAACGTATCACACATTCTTGAAAAAATACTGCCCTCAATAGATCAAGAAACTGAGATACTGGCACAAGAAATAAAGAATTGTGAAAGCTGTTATGTCCTCAGTAGAGGGCTCGGAGTACCACTGGCTATGGAAGGAGCCTTAAAGATAAAAGAGGTTAGTTATGTTCATGCAGAATCATACCCAGCTGGCGAATCAAAACATGGTCCAATAGCTTTAGTGAACAACAACTTCCCCTGCATATTTATAGATCCCCCTGATGAAAATTTCGATGAGATGTCAGGAAATATAATGGAGATGAAAGCAAGAGGTGCACAAATAATCCTTATAGGTAATAGAAATGCATTTTCAGACATTACCATTAACACACCTACCATAGGAGACCCTTCTTCCGACTCAATACTTCGAATCGTACCACTGCAACTACTTGCTTACCATTTAGCTGTAAAAAGAGGTTTTAATCCTGACAAGCCCAGAAACCTCGCAAAATCAGTGACAGTCTTTTAA
- a CDS encoding arginine--tRNA ligase: protein MAFDLLEEEAKKLLRAQLGDLGEFDLKEPPRSEFGDLASSICFRISKKMNKNPKELAEEIAKKIRESLTTESLIADVNAIDGFLNFKINFEKFTLATIFRVLTEDNKYGALNLGHNKKVLIEHTNVNPNKAMHIGHARNTCLGDSLARLLRFTGHKVYVLNYIDDTGTQIADVVVGFRYLGFNPEPPAGMRFDKYCGDEVYVKVNKSYEENPELEKYRAEVLRMIEVGNNEIANFTKNIAERVLADQLKTCWRLGAHFDLLNWESDIVKTGLWEEVFNLLKSKNLVVYETEGEYKGCWVIRLRHIPRFAKETDKIVVRSDGTLTYIAKDLPYAMWKVGLLSKDFSYKVYLEKQPNGEALWSTSLKNSETSHPDFKGSDLAISVIDVRQSRLQEVINIILNALGGPELAKKYLHYSYEVVALSRETAIMMGAKDIESKIVHMSGRHGIYFNVDDVLDRLKERAKEESKKRNPNASESWLNEVAEDIAVSALRYQLIKADRNRLIVFDINEALKLEGDTGPYLQYTYARARSILRKANMYDIKLFDPKLLITEEEKTLIKMISKFPIVVRDAAINLEPQNLAVYIYELSNSFNKFYEKCPVLKENEPLRSTRLAVVDSFTRVARNVFHLLGVKPLESM, encoded by the coding sequence CAAGATCTGAGTTTGGAGACTTAGCCTCAAGCATATGCTTTCGCATCTCCAAGAAAATGAATAAAAATCCTAAAGAACTTGCTGAAGAGATAGCAAAGAAAATTAGAGAAAGCTTGACAACTGAAAGTCTTATAGCGGATGTGAACGCAATTGATGGGTTTCTTAATTTTAAGATAAACTTTGAAAAATTTACACTAGCAACAATATTCAGAGTGCTAACAGAGGATAATAAATATGGAGCTCTTAATTTAGGTCATAATAAAAAGGTTCTCATAGAACATACGAATGTAAATCCTAACAAAGCAATGCACATAGGACATGCCAGAAATACATGCCTAGGAGATTCGCTTGCAAGACTACTTCGTTTTACTGGGCATAAAGTTTATGTGTTGAATTATATTGATGATACAGGAACACAAATTGCTGACGTTGTTGTGGGCTTTAGATATTTAGGATTTAATCCAGAGCCACCAGCAGGTATGCGTTTTGATAAATACTGTGGTGATGAGGTGTATGTTAAGGTAAATAAAAGCTATGAAGAAAATCCTGAACTAGAAAAATACAGAGCGGAGGTTCTAAGAATGATTGAAGTGGGTAACAATGAAATTGCCAACTTTACTAAAAATATTGCTGAACGCGTCTTAGCTGATCAATTGAAAACTTGCTGGAGATTAGGAGCACATTTCGATCTTCTGAATTGGGAGAGCGATATCGTCAAAACAGGATTATGGGAGGAAGTTTTTAACCTGCTAAAATCTAAGAATCTCGTAGTTTATGAAACAGAGGGTGAGTACAAAGGATGCTGGGTAATAAGACTTAGGCACATTCCTAGATTCGCAAAGGAAACAGACAAGATTGTTGTGAGATCTGATGGAACGCTCACATATATAGCAAAAGACTTGCCTTACGCTATGTGGAAAGTTGGATTATTAAGCAAAGACTTTTCTTATAAAGTTTATCTAGAAAAACAACCTAATGGTGAAGCATTGTGGTCAACAAGCCTTAAAAATTCAGAAACATCGCATCCAGATTTTAAAGGCTCAGATTTAGCAATTTCTGTAATAGATGTGAGGCAAAGCCGTCTTCAGGAAGTCATCAATATTATTTTAAACGCTCTCGGAGGACCAGAGTTAGCTAAAAAGTACTTGCATTACAGTTATGAAGTTGTAGCATTAAGCAGAGAAACCGCAATAATGATGGGCGCTAAAGACATAGAATCAAAGATAGTTCATATGTCAGGTAGACATGGAATTTACTTCAACGTAGACGATGTTCTGGACAGATTAAAAGAACGCGCGAAGGAAGAGAGCAAAAAACGTAACCCCAACGCTAGCGAATCATGGTTGAATGAAGTAGCTGAAGATATAGCCGTTTCTGCGTTAAGATATCAATTAATTAAAGCTGATAGGAATAGGTTAATCGTTTTTGATATAAACGAAGCACTCAAACTCGAAGGAGATACTGGGCCGTATTTGCAGTACACCTATGCCCGAGCGCGAAGTATTTTAAGAAAGGCCAATATGTATGATATCAAATTATTTGATCCTAAACTTCTCATCACAGAAGAAGAAAAAACACTGATTAAGATGATCAGTAAATTTCCCATAGTAGTAAGAGATGCAGCGATAAATTTAGAACCCCAAAATCTCGCTGTTTACATATACGAATTGTCTAATAGTTTTAACAAATTTTATGAAAAGTGTCCAGTCTTAAAGGAAAACGAACCATTGAGAAGTACGCGTCTTGCAGTTGTGGATAGTTTTACACGAGTGGCTCGTAACGTTTTTCACTTATTAGGTGTAAAACCGTTAGAAAGCATGTAA